A DNA window from Inquilinus sp. Marseille-Q2685 contains the following coding sequences:
- a CDS encoding ABC transporter permease has protein sequence MTALAQDGTAIRRSLRRAGRRRRGEAWLLLAPLIAFLLLVFVAPIAGMLWRAVDDRDLAPVMPRTVAALAGWHGEGPPGEDAFAALAADLAQARADKTLPAAARRLNYDRNGWRTVITNTARKLPDSPKGSWQETLTALDPAWGQAEIWGAIARAAGPTTDFYLLAALDLRRDAAGTILHSPPDEAIYREVFLRTFLVALSVTALCLVIGFPVAYLLATRPPRIANILMILVLLPFWTSLLARTTAWVVLLQTNGTVNEILTGLGLVGEPLQLVYNRVGVLIAMTHVLLPYMILPLYSVMRSIPPAHLRAAYSLGARPVGAFLRVYLPQTLPGIGAGALLVFILALGYYITPALVGGPADQMISWFIAFYTTSTVNWGMASALGLLLLAATLALYAVYARLVGADRMRLG, from the coding sequence ATGACCGCCCTCGCCCAGGACGGCACCGCGATCCGCCGGTCGCTGCGGCGGGCCGGGCGGCGCAGGCGGGGCGAGGCGTGGCTGCTGCTGGCGCCGCTGATTGCCTTCCTGCTGCTGGTCTTCGTGGCGCCGATCGCCGGCATGCTGTGGCGCGCGGTCGACGACCGCGACCTGGCCCCGGTGATGCCGCGCACCGTCGCCGCGCTGGCCGGCTGGCACGGCGAGGGGCCGCCGGGCGAGGACGCCTTCGCCGCCCTGGCCGCCGATCTGGCGCAGGCCCGCGCCGACAAGACCCTGCCGGCCGCCGCCCGGCGCCTGAACTACGACCGCAACGGCTGGCGCACGGTGATCACCAACACCGCGCGCAAGCTGCCGGACTCGCCGAAAGGCAGCTGGCAGGAGACGTTGACCGCCCTCGACCCGGCCTGGGGCCAAGCCGAGATCTGGGGCGCCATCGCCCGCGCCGCCGGGCCGACCACCGATTTCTACCTGCTGGCGGCGCTGGACCTGCGCCGCGACGCCGCCGGCACGATCCTGCATTCCCCGCCCGACGAGGCGATCTACCGCGAGGTGTTCCTGCGCACCTTCCTGGTCGCGCTGTCGGTCACCGCGCTGTGCCTCGTGATCGGCTTCCCGGTCGCCTATCTGCTGGCCACCCGGCCGCCGCGCATCGCCAACATCCTGATGATCCTGGTGCTGCTGCCGTTCTGGACCTCGCTGCTGGCCCGCACCACCGCCTGGGTGGTGCTGCTGCAGACCAACGGCACGGTGAACGAGATCCTGACCGGTCTGGGGCTGGTCGGAGAGCCGCTGCAGCTGGTCTACAACCGGGTCGGCGTGCTGATCGCCATGACCCATGTGCTGCTGCCCTACATGATCCTGCCGCTGTACAGCGTCATGCGCTCGATCCCGCCGGCACATCTGCGCGCCGCCTACTCGCTGGGCGCCCGGCCGGTCGGCGCCTTCCTGCGGGTCTATCTGCCGCAGACCCTGCCGGGGATCGGCGCCGGCGCCCTGCTGGTCTTCATCCTGGCGCTCGGCTACTACATCACCCCGGCCCTGGTCGGCGGGCCGGCGGACCAGATGATCAGCTGGTTCATCGCCTTCTACACCACCAGCACGGTCAACTGGGGCATGGCCTCGGCGCTCGGCCTGCTGCTGCTGGCCGCCACCCTCGCCCTCTACGCGGTCTATGCCCGGCTGGTGGGCGCCGACCGCATGCGGCTGGGGTGA
- a CDS encoding ABC transporter permease, whose amino-acid sequence MGRILESLAFWRALLWLTGGAALLFLIAPILAIMPLSFNGGSFLVYPLDGVSLRWFAEFFGSERWMGALANSLIVGGATTVLATALGIPAALGLNHAPLRFRGLLTGLLLSPMIVPVVIVAVGLYFAFAAVGLTNSYAGLILAHTALAAPFVVITVGATLQGLDRNLPRAASSLGARPTTVFFKVTLPLILPGVVSGALFAFVTSFDEVVVALLLAGPGQRTLPREMFNGIRESITPTITAAASVLIVVSTLMLIAIEALRRRGERLRARR is encoded by the coding sequence ATGGGGAGGATCCTCGAAAGCCTGGCCTTCTGGCGCGCCCTGCTGTGGCTGACCGGCGGCGCGGCGCTGCTGTTCCTGATCGCGCCGATCCTGGCGATCATGCCGCTGTCCTTCAACGGCGGGTCGTTCCTGGTCTATCCGCTGGACGGCGTGTCGCTGCGCTGGTTCGCGGAGTTCTTCGGCTCCGAGCGCTGGATGGGGGCGCTGGCCAACAGCCTGATCGTCGGCGGCGCCACCACGGTGCTGGCGACGGCGCTGGGCATCCCGGCGGCGCTGGGGCTGAACCACGCGCCGCTGCGCTTCCGCGGGCTGCTGACCGGCCTGCTGCTGTCGCCGATGATCGTGCCGGTGGTGATCGTGGCCGTGGGCCTCTACTTCGCCTTCGCCGCGGTCGGGCTGACCAACAGCTATGCCGGGCTGATCCTGGCGCACACCGCGCTGGCCGCGCCCTTCGTCGTCATCACCGTCGGTGCCACGCTGCAGGGGCTGGACCGCAACCTGCCGCGCGCCGCCTCCAGCCTCGGCGCCCGGCCGACCACCGTGTTCTTCAAGGTGACGCTGCCGCTGATCCTGCCCGGCGTGGTCTCCGGCGCCCTCTTCGCCTTCGTCACCTCCTTCGACGAGGTGGTGGTGGCGCTGCTGCTGGCCGGGCCGGGCCAGCGCACCCTGCCGCGCGAGATGTTCAACGGCATCCGCGAGAGCATCACCCCGACCATCACTGCCGCCGCCAGCGTGCTGATCGTGGTCTCGACCCTGATGCTGATCGCGATCGAGGCGCTGCGCCGCCGCGGCGAGAGGCTGCGCGCGCGGCGCTAG
- a CDS encoding APC family permease codes for MVDIAKKAQSTPAAEPSLHRVMGPWLLLLFIVGDILGTGIYALTGQVAKQVGGVVWLPFLVAFAVALVTAFSYLELVTKYPRAAGAALYTHKAFGIHFITFLVAFAVMCSGITSASTASRAFAANLSNAFALGLSPGGVTAIGLAFMAVVAAINFRGVGESVKVNVLLTMVELTGLLIIIVIGLWAIGLGQGDVSRVTQFAPAERGAFWSVIAATTLAFFAMVGFEDSVNMAEEAREPSRIFPKVLLTGLFITAVIYTLVSISAITLVSPDQLGEGETPLLKVVQAGAPNFPIEIFGFITMFAVANTALINMLMASRLVYGMSRERVLPSVLGRVHPGRRTPAVAIAFTTLLAFGLIGFVGGIPALGGTTALLLLCVFTVVNVAVLVLRRDTVEHQHFRTPTILPIIGAVSCAFLVGPWTGRNPEQYAIAGILLAIGAGLWVVTVLINRATGQSAAEPAMEDIGGPGPVN; via the coding sequence ATGGTCGACATCGCCAAGAAGGCCCAGAGCACGCCGGCCGCCGAGCCGAGCCTGCACCGGGTGATGGGCCCCTGGCTGCTCTTGCTGTTCATCGTCGGCGACATCCTCGGCACCGGCATCTACGCCCTGACCGGGCAGGTGGCGAAGCAGGTCGGCGGCGTGGTCTGGCTGCCCTTCCTGGTGGCCTTCGCCGTCGCCCTGGTCACCGCCTTCAGCTATCTGGAGCTGGTGACGAAATACCCGCGCGCCGCCGGTGCGGCGCTGTACACGCACAAGGCCTTCGGCATCCATTTCATCACCTTCCTCGTCGCCTTCGCGGTGATGTGCTCGGGCATCACCTCGGCCTCCACCGCCTCGCGCGCCTTCGCCGCCAACCTGTCGAACGCCTTCGCCCTCGGGCTGTCGCCCGGCGGCGTCACCGCCATCGGCCTGGCCTTCATGGCGGTGGTCGCGGCGATCAACTTCCGCGGCGTCGGCGAAAGCGTGAAGGTCAACGTCCTGCTGACCATGGTCGAGCTGACCGGCCTTCTGATCATCATCGTCATCGGGCTGTGGGCGATCGGGCTGGGGCAGGGCGACGTCTCGCGCGTCACCCAGTTCGCGCCCGCGGAGCGCGGCGCCTTCTGGTCGGTGATCGCGGCCACCACCCTGGCCTTCTTCGCCATGGTCGGCTTCGAGGATTCGGTCAACATGGCGGAAGAGGCCCGCGAGCCCAGCCGGATCTTCCCGAAGGTGCTGCTGACCGGGCTGTTCATCACCGCCGTGATCTACACGCTGGTATCGATCTCGGCGATCACCCTGGTGTCGCCCGACCAGCTCGGCGAGGGCGAGACGCCGCTCTTGAAGGTGGTGCAGGCCGGCGCCCCGAACTTCCCGATCGAGATCTTCGGCTTCATCACCATGTTCGCGGTGGCCAACACCGCGCTGATCAACATGCTGATGGCCAGCCGCCTAGTATACGGCATGAGCCGGGAGCGCGTGCTGCCGAGCGTTCTGGGCCGGGTCCATCCGGGGCGGCGCACCCCTGCCGTGGCGATCGCCTTCACCACCCTCCTGGCCTTCGGCCTGATCGGCTTCGTCGGCGGGATCCCGGCCCTGGGCGGCACCACGGCGCTGCTGCTGCTCTGCGTCTTCACCGTGGTCAATGTCGCCGTGCTGGTGCTGCGCCGCGACACGGTCGAGCACCAGCATTTCCGCACGCCGACCATCCTGCCCATCATCGGCGCCGTGTCCTGCGCCTTCCTGGTCGGGCCCTGGACCGGCCGCAATCCGGAGCAATACGCGATCGCCGGAATCCTGCTGGCGATCGGCGCCGGCCTCTGGGTGGTCACCGTGCTGATCAACCGCGCCACCGGCCAGTCGGCGGCGGAGCCGGCGATGGAGGATATCGGAGGGCCCGGGCCGGTGAACTGA
- a CDS encoding oxidoreductase has product MKVWFITGASRGIGAEITQAVLDGGDAVAAAARDAKTVSERFGDHPNLLPLTLDVTDEAQARAAAQAAVQRFGRIDVLVNNAGYGLLGAVEEADAGEVERLFRTNVFGLLNVTRAVLPQLRRQRSGHILNISSVGGYQAYPGWGVYGATKFAVEGLSEALSAELAPLGIQATVVEPGFFRTNFLDGSSLSRTRTEIADYAETVGQMRDFAAGHNYQQPGDPKKLAQALRAVVAAEAPPVRLPLGRDTVERIEAKNAFVAKELAQWRRLAESTGFED; this is encoded by the coding sequence ATGAAGGTCTGGTTCATCACCGGGGCGTCGCGTGGCATCGGCGCCGAGATCACCCAGGCGGTGCTGGACGGCGGCGACGCCGTGGCCGCGGCCGCGCGGGACGCGAAAACGGTGTCGGAGCGCTTCGGCGATCATCCGAACCTGCTGCCGCTGACGCTCGACGTCACCGACGAGGCCCAGGCCCGGGCGGCGGCGCAGGCCGCGGTCCAACGCTTCGGCCGGATCGACGTCCTGGTCAACAATGCCGGCTACGGCCTGCTCGGCGCGGTCGAGGAAGCGGACGCCGGCGAGGTCGAGCGTCTGTTCCGCACCAACGTCTTCGGCCTGCTGAACGTCACCCGCGCGGTGCTGCCGCAGCTGCGCCGTCAGCGCTCGGGCCACATCCTCAACATCTCTTCGGTCGGCGGCTACCAGGCCTATCCGGGCTGGGGCGTCTACGGCGCCACCAAATTCGCGGTCGAGGGGCTGAGCGAAGCGCTGTCGGCGGAGCTGGCGCCGCTCGGCATCCAGGCCACGGTGGTCGAGCCCGGCTTCTTCCGCACCAACTTCCTGGACGGCAGCTCGCTGAGCCGGACGCGGACCGAGATCGCCGACTATGCCGAGACGGTCGGCCAGATGCGCGACTTCGCGGCCGGGCACAATTACCAGCAGCCCGGCGATCCGAAGAAGCTGGCCCAGGCGCTGCGCGCCGTCGTCGCGGCGGAGGCCCCGCCGGTGCGCCTGCCGCTCGGCCGCGACACGGTCGAGCGGATCGAGGCCAAGAACGCCTTCGTCGCCAAGGAGCTGGCGCAGTGGCGCCGCCTGGCGGAATCGACCGGTTTCGAGGACTGA
- a CDS encoding LysR family transcriptional regulator translates to MARIDFPGLSAFVAVATHRSFRRAAAELGVSPSAVSHLLRDLEERLGVRLLNRTTRSVAPSDAGARLLQRLQPMFRDLGDALEEVNQFRDVPAGTLRINAPHQGARQVLAPIMARFVRTYPQMRLEIVNDDDLVDIVAGGFDAGLRFGESLEQDMIAVRFGPRQRWAVIAAPGYLDGRERPRTPHELKGHDCIRYRFHSGAFLRWEFEKDGEALEVEVDGPLTLGDQELMLRAALDGAGIACVFEAVAAGALAEGRLERLLEDWCPDFPGFFLYYPSRRQLPRGLRAFIEMAREEWPES, encoded by the coding sequence ATGGCCCGGATCGACTTCCCCGGCCTCTCCGCCTTCGTCGCCGTGGCGACCCATCGCAGCTTCCGCCGGGCCGCGGCGGAGCTGGGCGTCTCGCCGTCGGCCGTCAGCCATCTGCTGCGCGACCTGGAGGAGCGACTGGGCGTCCGGCTGCTGAACCGCACCACCCGCAGCGTCGCGCCGTCGGACGCCGGCGCGCGGCTGCTGCAGCGGCTGCAGCCGATGTTCCGCGACCTGGGCGACGCGCTGGAGGAGGTCAACCAGTTCCGCGACGTGCCGGCCGGCACGCTGCGCATCAACGCGCCGCATCAGGGGGCACGGCAGGTCCTGGCTCCGATCATGGCGCGCTTCGTGCGGACCTATCCGCAGATGCGGCTGGAGATCGTCAACGACGACGACCTGGTCGACATCGTCGCCGGCGGCTTCGACGCCGGGCTGCGCTTCGGCGAGAGCCTGGAGCAGGATATGATCGCCGTCCGCTTTGGGCCGCGGCAGCGCTGGGCCGTGATCGCCGCGCCGGGCTATCTCGACGGCCGGGAGCGGCCCCGCACCCCGCACGAGCTGAAGGGTCACGACTGCATCCGCTACCGCTTCCACAGCGGCGCCTTTCTCCGCTGGGAGTTCGAGAAGGACGGCGAGGCGCTGGAGGTCGAGGTCGATGGGCCCCTGACGCTGGGCGACCAGGAGCTGATGCTGCGGGCCGCGCTGGACGGCGCCGGCATCGCCTGCGTGTTCGAGGCGGTCGCCGCCGGGGCCCTGGCCGAGGGGCGGCTGGAGCGGCTGTTGGAGGATTGGTGCCCGGACTTCCCCGGCTTCTTCCTCTACTACCCCAGTCGGAGGCAGCTGCCGCGGGGCCTGCGGGCTTTCATCGAGATGGCGCGAGAGGAATGGCCGGAGAGCTAG
- a CDS encoding calcium-binding protein: MAIINGTEQDDVLTGTETDDSITGFGGNDRITGEGGDDIVQAGSGDDTAAGGAGDDSLTGGSGNDVLEGGADADTLDGGTGIDVASYAGSAAAVTIDLGAGTVAGGDAAGDTLRAIEGLIGSAFNDLLTGDAGANTLSGGDGDDTLQGGAGADRLEGGAGVDTLTYGRTQTGVSVSLLLGTGTGGDAEGDSFSGIDRLIGGFGDDRLAGDARANFVDGSNGDDVIYGHSGDDRLEGDSGADILVGGIGADTLDGGEAVLDRDVDWAYYHTSATAVTVDLAAGTASGGDAQGDTLIGIEAVYGSSHDDALTGSADGDQLRGGAGSDTLHGGDGHDGLGGGDGADDVFGEAGDDTLWGNAGADTLSGGDGRDTLDGSDGTDTLLGDAGNDTLRGGAADDILRGGADDDTLVGGAGADRLEGGDGSDTAVYLTSAAAVTIDLAAGTSSGGEAEGDTYAGVENIIGSSFDDVLSGDAGANTLNGADGDDLINGHGGKDNIFGGDGIDTVTFADSTTRVLIRIDDHSSILTSEVRAAENIIGSAFNDTIRGNEAANRLEGGDGADSLVGDSGDDTVIGGGGNDRVEGEYGADILTGGAGADTFLYRFYGESTVAAAGRDRIEDFSAADGDTINLFAIHADGTRGSSFTFTDGGAFTGIAGELIVVADGGVSTVMGDQNGDRVADMAIDVVTATALTAADFVL; this comes from the coding sequence ATGGCGATCATCAACGGCACCGAGCAGGACGATGTCCTGACCGGCACCGAGACCGACGATTCGATCACCGGCTTCGGCGGCAACGACCGGATCACCGGCGAAGGCGGCGACGACATCGTCCAGGCCGGCAGCGGAGACGACACCGCGGCCGGCGGGGCGGGCGACGATTCGCTGACCGGCGGCAGCGGCAACGACGTGCTGGAGGGAGGCGCCGACGCCGACACCCTCGACGGCGGCACCGGCATCGATGTCGCCTCCTATGCCGGCTCCGCCGCCGCGGTCACGATCGATCTCGGCGCCGGCACGGTCGCGGGCGGCGACGCCGCGGGCGACACGCTGCGGGCGATCGAAGGCCTGATCGGCTCGGCCTTCAACGACCTGCTGACCGGCGACGCCGGCGCCAACACCCTGTCCGGCGGCGACGGCGACGATACGCTGCAAGGCGGGGCCGGCGCCGACCGGCTCGAGGGCGGCGCCGGGGTCGATACGCTGACCTATGGACGGACCCAGACCGGCGTCTCGGTCAGCCTGCTGCTCGGGACCGGCACCGGCGGCGACGCCGAGGGCGACAGCTTCAGCGGCATCGACCGGCTGATCGGCGGTTTCGGCGACGACAGGCTGGCCGGCGACGCCAGGGCGAATTTCGTGGACGGCTCGAACGGCGACGACGTCATCTACGGCCACAGCGGCGACGACCGGCTCGAGGGCGACTCCGGCGCCGACATCCTGGTCGGCGGCATCGGCGCCGACACGCTGGACGGCGGCGAGGCCGTGTTGGACAGAGACGTGGACTGGGCCTACTACCACACCAGCGCGACCGCGGTGACCGTCGACCTGGCGGCCGGAACCGCCAGCGGCGGCGATGCCCAGGGCGACACGCTGATCGGGATCGAGGCGGTGTACGGGTCGAGCCACGACGACGCCCTGACCGGCAGCGCCGACGGGGACCAGTTGAGAGGCGGGGCCGGGAGCGACACGCTCCACGGCGGCGACGGCCATGACGGGCTCGGCGGCGGCGACGGCGCCGACGATGTCTTCGGCGAGGCCGGGGACGACACGCTCTGGGGCAATGCGGGAGCCGACACCCTGTCGGGCGGGGACGGACGAGACACGCTCGACGGCAGCGACGGGACCGACACCCTGCTCGGCGACGCCGGGAACGACACGCTCCGCGGCGGTGCGGCCGACGACATCCTGCGCGGCGGCGCCGACGACGACACGCTCGTGGGCGGCGCGGGGGCCGACCGGCTGGAAGGGGGTGACGGCAGCGATACGGCCGTCTATCTCACCTCGGCCGCCGCCGTGACGATCGACCTCGCGGCCGGGACCAGCTCGGGCGGCGAGGCCGAGGGCGACACCTATGCCGGGGTCGAAAACATCATCGGCTCGAGCTTCGACGACGTCCTGTCCGGCGATGCCGGTGCCAACACGCTCAACGGCGCGGACGGGGACGACCTGATCAACGGCCATGGCGGGAAGGACAACATCTTCGGCGGCGACGGCATCGACACGGTCACCTTCGCCGATTCCACAACCCGCGTGCTGATCCGGATCGACGACCATTCGTCCATTCTGACCAGCGAAGTCCGGGCCGCCGAGAACATCATCGGATCGGCCTTCAACGACACCATCCGCGGCAACGAGGCGGCCAACCGGCTGGAGGGCGGGGACGGAGCGGACTCGCTGGTCGGCGACAGCGGCGACGACACGGTGATCGGGGGCGGCGGAAACGACCGCGTGGAGGGTGAATACGGCGCCGATATCCTGACCGGCGGCGCCGGTGCCGACACCTTCCTCTATCGGTTCTACGGGGAGAGCACCGTCGCCGCCGCCGGCCGCGACCGGATCGAGGATTTCTCCGCGGCCGATGGCGACACGATCAACCTGTTCGCCATCCATGCGGACGGCACACGGGGCAGCAGCTTCACCTTCACCGATGGCGGCGCCTTCACCGGCATCGCCGGCGAGCTGATCGTGGTCGCCGATGGCGGCGTGTCCACGGTCATGGGCGACCAGAACGGCGACCGGGTGGCGGACATGGCGATCGACGTGGTCACCGCCACCGCGCTGACCGCCGCCGACTTCGTGCTGTAA
- a CDS encoding Dps family protein: MSKASNTPVVDALKQVLADTYALQIKTQNYHWNVEGPQFRSLHLMFEEQYKELFAAVDDVAERIRALGDYAPGSFEAFSKLTKVSSPKDGLDGTAMVKDLAKSHELLSEQAKAALAVGEKAGDDSTVDLLTDRITYHDKTAWMLRATVA, encoded by the coding sequence ATGAGCAAGGCCTCCAATACGCCGGTCGTGGACGCGCTGAAGCAGGTGCTGGCCGATACCTACGCCCTCCAGATCAAGACCCAGAACTATCACTGGAACGTGGAAGGCCCGCAGTTCCGCTCGCTGCACCTGATGTTCGAGGAGCAGTACAAGGAGCTGTTCGCGGCGGTGGACGACGTGGCGGAGCGGATCCGTGCCCTCGGCGACTACGCGCCGGGCAGCTTCGAGGCCTTCTCCAAGCTGACCAAGGTGTCGTCGCCCAAGGACGGGCTCGACGGCACCGCCATGGTCAAGGACCTGGCCAAGAGCCACGAGCTGCTGTCGGAGCAGGCCAAGGCCGCCCTGGCCGTCGGCGAGAAGGCGGGCGACGATTCGACCGTCGACCTGCTGACCGACCGGATCACCTATCACGACAAGACCGCCTGGATGCTGCGCGCCACCGTGGCGTAA
- a CDS encoding serine hydrolase: MSLETLADHAFAPVALALEDGRIPGAALGIATADGQRAIRWGGVATTLPKPEALQRDTWFDLASLTKVIVTVTEILRLVEEGVLDLDDPLAKHLPDAAPLHGAIPLRRLIDHSSGLPAQERIYLWPGPAEQRRAAVIRKHWPVKAEPVYSDINYMLLGFVVERWRGVAFNQLPVGTGLSFAPVPAQSAATEVCAVRNRLLRGEVHDENAWSLGGAAGHAGLFGTVRGVLDFALELLRGRLLSPAAMVELCAPQTTPGRALGWERRHPGWKGGSLCSPRTIGHLGFTGTGLWIDLDRGIAWTLLTNRVHPSREVDTGIQDLRLSVGNRIAARWRDWA; the protein is encoded by the coding sequence ATGAGCCTCGAGACCCTCGCCGATCACGCCTTCGCTCCCGTGGCCCTGGCCCTGGAGGACGGCCGGATTCCGGGTGCGGCGCTCGGCATCGCCACCGCCGACGGCCAGCGCGCCATCCGCTGGGGCGGCGTTGCCACCACCCTGCCGAAGCCCGAGGCGCTGCAGCGCGACACCTGGTTCGACCTCGCCAGCCTGACCAAGGTCATCGTCACGGTGACCGAGATCCTGCGGCTGGTGGAGGAGGGGGTGCTGGACCTCGACGACCCGCTGGCCAAGCATCTGCCGGACGCGGCGCCGCTGCACGGCGCGATCCCGCTGCGCCGGCTGATCGACCACTCCAGCGGCCTGCCGGCGCAGGAGCGGATCTATCTCTGGCCCGGCCCGGCGGAACAGCGCCGCGCCGCGGTGATCCGCAAGCACTGGCCGGTGAAGGCCGAGCCGGTCTATTCCGACATCAACTACATGCTGCTCGGCTTCGTGGTCGAACGCTGGCGCGGCGTGGCCTTCAACCAGCTGCCGGTCGGCACCGGCCTCAGCTTCGCGCCGGTCCCGGCGCAGTCGGCGGCGACCGAGGTCTGCGCCGTCCGCAATCGCCTGCTGCGCGGCGAGGTGCATGACGAGAACGCCTGGTCGCTCGGCGGCGCCGCCGGCCATGCCGGGCTGTTCGGCACCGTCCGCGGCGTGCTCGACTTCGCGCTGGAGCTGCTGCGCGGCCGGCTGCTCAGTCCGGCGGCGATGGTCGAGCTGTGCGCGCCGCAGACGACGCCCGGCCGCGCGCTGGGGTGGGAACGGCGCCATCCCGGCTGGAAGGGCGGCAGCCTGTGCTCGCCGCGCACCATCGGCCATCTCGGCTTCACCGGCACCGGGCTGTGGATCGACCTCGACCGCGGCATCGCCTGGACCCTGCTGACCAACCGGGTGCATCCCAGCCGCGAGGTCGACACCGGCATCCAGGACCTGCGCCTGTCGGTCGGCAACCGCATCGCCGCGCGCTGGCGCGACTGGGCCTGA
- a CDS encoding thiamine pyrophosphate-binding protein, with protein sequence MSRTAARALVDTLRLNGVDTIFCVPGESYLAVLDALHDVPEIRLVVCRQEGGAAYMADAYAKATGKPGICFVTRGPGITNASVGIHVAQQDSSPVIVFMGQVGRDMFEREAFQEVDVRKVFGSMTKWAAQIDDADRVPEFVSRAFHTATSGRPGPVVLALPEDMLVEETDALDARAATPVETGIGVEALARLRDLLAEAKRPLVLLGGGGWSARARADIQAFAEAWEVPLTVSFRCQDYVDNDHTHYVGDVGIGPNPKLAERVKSTDLLVVLGARLGEMTTSGYTLLDVPVPAQRLVHIHAGAEELGRVYQPELAINASSAAVAAALAGLAPAGDIQARQDWVRGARADYEAWQQPVVSPGAVQMSEIVRWLVGRLPADAVICNGAGNYATWFHRFYRYRGWRTQLAPTNGSMGYGVPAGVAAKLQHPERVVIAAAGDGCFLMNGQELATAAQYNAAVVFLVIDNGMYGTIRMHQEREYPARISGTDLKNPDFAQLAQAYGAHAETVERTEEFAPAFERAVAAGRPALIWIKLDPEAITPRASLSQIRATAQQKG encoded by the coding sequence ATGTCCCGCACCGCTGCCCGCGCCCTGGTCGACACCCTGCGCCTGAACGGCGTCGACACCATCTTCTGCGTGCCGGGCGAGAGCTACCTGGCCGTGCTCGACGCGCTGCACGACGTGCCGGAGATCAGGCTGGTGGTGTGCCGCCAGGAGGGCGGCGCCGCCTATATGGCCGACGCCTATGCCAAGGCCACCGGCAAGCCCGGCATCTGCTTCGTCACCCGCGGCCCCGGCATCACCAACGCCTCGGTCGGCATCCATGTGGCGCAGCAGGACAGCTCGCCGGTGATCGTGTTCATGGGCCAGGTCGGCCGCGACATGTTCGAGCGCGAGGCCTTCCAGGAGGTCGATGTCCGCAAGGTCTTCGGGTCAATGACCAAATGGGCGGCGCAGATCGACGACGCCGACCGGGTGCCGGAATTCGTCTCCCGCGCCTTCCACACCGCCACCTCCGGCCGGCCCGGCCCGGTGGTGCTGGCGCTGCCGGAGGACATGCTGGTCGAGGAGACCGACGCCCTGGACGCCCGCGCGGCCACGCCGGTCGAGACCGGCATCGGGGTCGAGGCCCTGGCCCGGCTGCGCGACCTGCTGGCCGAGGCGAAGCGGCCGCTGGTGCTGCTGGGCGGCGGCGGATGGAGCGCCCGGGCCCGTGCCGACATCCAGGCCTTCGCCGAGGCCTGGGAGGTGCCGCTGACCGTCTCCTTCCGCTGCCAGGACTATGTCGACAACGACCACACCCACTATGTCGGCGATGTCGGCATCGGCCCGAACCCGAAGCTGGCCGAGCGGGTGAAGAGCACCGACCTGCTGGTGGTGCTGGGCGCCCGGCTGGGCGAGATGACCACCAGCGGCTACACCCTTCTCGACGTGCCGGTGCCGGCGCAGCGGCTGGTCCACATCCATGCCGGGGCGGAGGAGCTGGGCCGGGTGTACCAGCCCGAGCTGGCGATCAACGCCAGCTCCGCCGCCGTCGCCGCGGCCCTGGCCGGCCTGGCCCCGGCCGGCGACATCCAGGCCCGGCAGGACTGGGTGCGCGGCGCCCGCGCCGATTACGAGGCCTGGCAGCAGCCGGTGGTGTCCCCCGGCGCGGTGCAGATGTCGGAGATCGTGCGCTGGCTGGTCGGCCGGCTGCCGGCGGATGCCGTCATCTGCAACGGCGCCGGCAACTATGCCACCTGGTTCCACCGCTTCTACCGCTACCGCGGCTGGCGCACCCAGCTGGCGCCGACCAACGGCTCGATGGGCTACGGCGTGCCGGCCGGCGTCGCCGCCAAGCTGCAGCACCCGGAGCGGGTGGTGATCGCCGCCGCCGGCGACGGCTGCTTCCTGATGAATGGGCAGGAGCTGGCGACCGCGGCCCAGTACAACGCCGCCGTGGTGTTCCTGGTGATCGACAACGGCATGTACGGCACCATCCGGATGCATCAGGAGCGGGAATACCCGGCCCGGATCAGCGGCACCGACCTGAAGAACCCAGATTTCGCGCAGCTGGCGCAAGCCTATGGCGCCCATGCCGAGACGGTGGAGCGGACCGAGGAGTTCGCGCCGGCCTTCGAGCGCGCGGTCGCCGCCGGCCGGCCGGCGCTGATCTGGATCAAGCTGGATCCCGAGGCGATCACCCCGCGCGCCAGCCTGAGCCAGATCCGCGCGACGGCGCAGCAGAAGGGCTAA
- a CDS encoding AzlD domain-containing protein, giving the protein MADALPWVMLLGAALATYVWRALGVYLAGRVREGGALLDWVGCVAYAILAGLIARMILLPAGPLAATSMAERAGATALGLAVFLFFRRNVLLGVSAGAGSLMLMTGWA; this is encoded by the coding sequence ATGGCTGACGCGCTGCCCTGGGTGATGCTCCTGGGCGCCGCGCTCGCCACCTATGTCTGGCGGGCGCTCGGCGTCTATCTCGCCGGCCGGGTGCGCGAGGGCGGGGCGCTGCTCGACTGGGTCGGCTGCGTCGCCTACGCCATCCTGGCCGGGCTGATCGCGCGCATGATCCTGCTGCCGGCCGGCCCCCTGGCCGCGACCTCGATGGCCGAGCGGGCCGGCGCCACCGCGCTCGGCCTCGCCGTGTTCCTCTTTTTCCGCCGCAACGTCCTGCTCGGCGTCAGCGCCGGGGCAGGATCGCTGATGCTGATGACCGGCTGGGCTTAG